tttttttcctagtttGGGAAAGTTGGAATGACAGTTCTTCCCCTGCAAGGTTTGCCATTCCAAGCAGAGTGTGGGCTCCTCATGGATTCAAGGACTGTCATTAAAGGATTGTTGCAAACTTATTTTTGAAGTGCCTCATCTGAAGGAACTGAACTGCCACTTACTCTGCTCTCAGAAGGAACTTGATTTTCCATGTGGAAGGAGTAGGTACatttctcttcctcatcctcaactcccagcagagcagtttcTGGTTTCATGTCTATTTTTAGCAAGATCTGTGCAACCACAAAAATAATACAGAGCTTGGAGCATTCTTCTATACCATATCTGCATGCTGGCAATGTACACTCTTGTTCATTTGTCATCTCAGTTCTGTATTTGCTGCAAATTGTGGAGCCCATTTCCCAAAGCTGGAGGAGTTTTGCTAGGAAAAGGCAGTGCAAAGCTAGgtttgttctgggttttttctcaGAGCTGGGTTTAAAGCTGGAGCAATCTCCATGAGATTACACAGAGATGTTGGAGAGTGGTTTCAGCTGTGGACCATGATCCTGCTGTGGCTTTGGCAAAGGCAGGTGGGATCCTTGGATGGTTGGCAAAGGAGTTCTCAAGGAACTGGCGCCACTGTGCAAGGCTCTGATGAGGCATTGCTGAAGATGCTGAATGCCCTTTTGGGTGCAAAGACTTTCAGTAGGAAGTGGAACACAATCCTGCGAGGTGGATTGATCCCTCCTAACAGGGGCAGagctgtttttttctgacaagTCAGGGCCTGAGAGGGAATCAATCCCTGCCACACTCCTGCAGGAAGATGGATGCACAGTTATTGCCATGGTGAGAGGCACAGGGGACACTCCATGAATTGCTGTGGGCTGGAGCGGAGGGACAGAAAGGGCATTGAACGTGTTGgggtgagtccagagaagggcatcaaggtgatcagagggatggaacacCTCTGCTATGAGGAAAGGCCAAGAGAAGTGGGAGTGTTCAGCTTTTGGGATGACCTAGTTGTGGCCTTGCAGTACCCCAAGGGAGCCTATATGAAAGATGAGGCAAGACTATTTGCAAGagctggagtgacaggacaagggagaacGGGTTCAAATtaaaagagagtaggtttaaattagatattgggagatatttttttccctgcgagggtgatgaggccctggcacaggctgcccagagaagctgtggctgcccctggatctctggaagtgcccaaggccaggctggatggggcttggagcatcctggtctagagaaaggtgtccctgcccgcgGCAGGGGGCTGGAACGAGACGACATTCCGAGCCAtaccattccatgattccatgaacaGGCTCCTGGAGCACCGGGATCCCCGAGCCGGGGCGGTAGGAAGGGTCCGGCCGCGGAGCCGGGCGGGGAGAGGTGGCCGGGGAAGGGACGCGGtggccagggaggggacacagtggctggggaggggacgCGATGTCCGGTCCCGCCCCGCTGCTGGCAGCTTCAGCCCGGCCGAGCCGCCACTGCGCCGGTGCCGCTGCCGCGGGCTCCGCGCCGGCGCGGGGGATGCGCGGGGGATGCGCGGGGCCGCACCGGGACCCGCAGCGCTCAGGTAGGGCCGGGGAACACGGAAAGGGCACCCGGGAAAAGTTGGGGGGTCATACTGCCtggaacaacaacaacaaaattattattttaaaatatatatacatatatatgtatgtgtatgtattttATTGTTGATATTATTGTTTTTCAGCCCACGTCGTGGTTTCCACACCCCCTATTTCTGGGTGGCCGTGGTTATGGAGTTTTCTTAAGCCAAGCAGCGCCAGCATCCCCTAGAAAGTTTTCCCGCCCCAAAGGCATCGGGAGCTCAGCTGGAGGGCTGGAGGTGAGGAATACTCCTGTTAGCAGCTCCTTATTAAATTGTCGGGAATGGCTGGAGTGGGGGTGAGTCGAGCCACGCTGTTCCAGGCAGTGACTAATGAGGACTAATCCAGATTGTTTTCCATGTCTCCAGCAGAAGAAAGCGTGGCTTGTGCTGCTGATGGAGCCAGCCTTTCTGGAATGTGAATAAGAGCTTTCACTTAATGCACATCGCTGTACTGCCTTGATCACTGCACTTGATAAGCCTGCCGAAACTAAATAGGCAAGTTTTACATTTATGTACGCGTGTAAATGTAGAAACATTTATGTTTTTACATATATGTGTTCATTAATATGTATACTTATATTCAGAGATGTCTTATCCCACCTTCCAGTGCTTAAAGggattttacagaaaatatggAGAGCAACATTTTACACAGATAGaacaaagggaaatatttttaaactaaaagagaggAGATTTAGATTagttattaggaagaaattcttcactgtgaaggtggtgaggccctggcacaaggtGCACAGTGAAACTGTGgctggcccatccctggaaatgttcaaagccaggttggatggggcttggagcaccctgggatagtggaaggtgtcctgctcatggcagggggttggaatgagatggtctttaaggtccctgccaacccaaaccattctgggataCTGTAATTTCTCATCtttaggaaaatttaaaatcagaattatcAGTTTGTATTTGGTAGTGAAGGCTGGCTGATGAGAGTGGATTTAACTTTATTGAACATTGTCTATGCTTTATGTGCTGAATGTATATTTTCTACATATCCAATAGTAGatgattctgtttcttttgcatATCTAATAGCCTGCCCCTTTCTTTGAATCAGAAAAATACCTTCACTGTTCTAAATTTATAATATCAGAAGAAACACTGATGAAAcaggtgttttattttctagggAGGACTGTCAGAAGAGCTGAGAATGAGATGGACTTAGCATGAAGGACAAAAAGTTCTGGGTGATGATGAGCTAGAGTTTTAACTTCGAAGAACACAGTGTTTGCATCACAGGATGGATGTGAGTGAGAATAACATTTGTGACACAGGGGGGAAGAATTCAAATTATCCCAGAAAGGCCACAGAGCAGGTGGGCCACAGCTGTAGGCCACAGAAGGAGGTGGACATGAATTACtcctgcagtcctcctggaaactctgctggacctgcagaaaagcaggagctTTCCTGTGGAGACAAAGAAACCTGTGACACCTACTGCCAGAAACAAGGTGAGAGCCCAGCTGGGGAGTTTCCCCCCTCCAGCACCAGCTTCCACCTGCAGAGAGAGGATGAGGATTTAGATCACTGTTCCTCTGAGCACTCCAGGAAACCACGGATGATAACAAAACTCCGTGAGGACAACGGAAGCGCCGCTCTGGGAGATGTGCTtggtgaggagctggagcctgTCCCCGAGGAAGCTCTGCCCTATCGATGCAAGAAGTGTGGCTCCTCCTTCCGTGGAGTGAGcgagctgcaggagcacaggcgAGCTCACCTGCTGGAGAACTCCTACCGCTGTCCCATCTGCGCCAAAGGCTTCTCCCGCGCCGCCAACCTGCGCATGCACAAGCTGATCCATTCCAGCGAGAGGCCGCACAAGTGCCCCGAGTGTGACAAGGGCTTCATCCGCACGGCCGACGTCTGGAGGCACCTGCGCAACGTGCACAAGATCGAGCGCTCCATGGTGATCCTGGCCAACGGCATGGCCAGGAACCCCTGGTCTGTGGTGCACCACGGCCAGCAGCACAATGCTGAGTGCCCAGATCAGGCTTGTCCTGCAAACCCAAAGTCTCAGGAGGATGACTTCAAACCTTACGCGTGCCCAACGTGCGGTAAAGGCTTCGATAAGCCCAATCTGCTGTCCAAGCACAAGGTGATCCACCGGGAGGACAAGCCCTACAAGTGTCAGGAGTGTGGCATGGCGtttgtgcagctgctcaggctCAAGAGGCACCAGCAGACTCACTCTGGGGCACGACCCTTCTACTGCGAGGAGTGTGGAGGGACCTTCACCCGGCTGGCATCGCTGCAGCGCCATCACCGCATCCACACTGGAGAGAAGCCCTACTCCTGTAATTTCTGTGGGCATTCCTTCACCGAGTCAGGGACCCTACGGAGGCATGAGCGCACACACAAGTTGGACAAACCTTaatttggggtctctgtggttGCTTTTTACCTGAATGAGGTCTGCTCAGATGGGCTGGAAAAGCACCCTGTGGTGTGTGCTCTGCCCAGTCCAGACCCACTGCCCAGCATTGCTGCATCACAGGGACCTCTGGAAATTGATTGCACGGCTGGGCTTTAAACTGCTTTGTATGAGAAAATAATCTAATTACCCCTGAGTAATGAAATGGGAGACTTGAGGAGACTGAAAACACTCGCATGTGCTTGCTCTGTCTCTGCTGGACTGGCAATGCATCCGCTTTGGGCAGGATCTGCAAGCAGAGGCTGGGAGACTTCACTGGATAAATTGGCCCTGCCCTTATGAGTGTGATGATGGCTCTTTGACACTGGGTTTGGAGATCTGTTAACTCACTAAGTTAGAACACTCCAGAGTTGTCTCTCTGTCCCTTCTTTCCTTGTATTTTGCcgagtttttctttctgttacaCTTCTTTTTATTTGGAAGGGAAAGTATCATGttggttattaaaaaaaaaaacaaaaaacaaactccaCTTACAAACCAGTTCCTTAATAAACACAACAGTTACCAGCTGTATTTCAGAATGTTTCTATACTTTATGCACTTTTGAGTGATGGGTTAATAAtggggaaagcttttttttggCTATGGTCGTGCATGCTCTTGGGGTGACACTTGTGTCTCTGACGGAACCATGCACACTAAATCTAACCAGCTGAGTATTGTGGAAGGAAATGTTTGAGGACACAAAATTCAAAGAGCAAAAGGCCAAATTGAAGCCACTCTTGCTCCTCATTGCACAGGAGCCTTcttcatttaaatgttttcactCATAGGGAAGCTTCCTATAACAAAAGCAAGTTCTATGGTGTGTCCAAGTGCTGCCCAAAGTGTCTGTCAGACTCTTCACTTTGATTTAGATTCAAATGGTTAGTGAAGAAAAATTTCCTTAGGAATTAGCCTGGCAGACTTGGGCAGGTGATGACAAATCCTCCAAGGCTGTAACTGCTGTAACTGTAATGCCTCAGTGTCAGCAATGGGGCTTTAACTTTGAAACTTAATAATGACTTTAAATTTGCTCTTAACCACTGTGGTAGAAGCATCCAGTTTGTCCTGAAGTTGCAGCctgaatttcttttccatgtcagaaggttttgcttctttgcttcctttttccttacCAGCTGCcatatttcattaatttctttccagggctttctgccttttcagtgGAAGGTTGTGCAGCAGAATGAAGGTGAAGCTCCAGGGTAATGTATGTTTGCATTTATTATCAGGTTATTTAATATAAAGTACTGGTTGTGCTGTTTGTTTCCATATTTCATAGAATAAAAAGGGACATGgcagctcagcacctcccacctgtgcagcagctgagcaggtgTCACACAGCGGGTTCTGTTGTGTTTGATGTCAGGTTCTTGGCTCAGATCAAGATCCAccactgctcacagcagaaCTTTAGCTTGATTATACATGGGAGACTAATTGGTGTCACTAATGGATCATTTCCACTTCATTCCTCAAAGACATCTCCAGATAAGGGAACCAGTGTGCATCCTGCCCTGAGGGATGTGTTCTGTAGTCTGGGTGTGTTTGTAATTCTGGGATGGCTGGGCCCTGAGTGAGAATTCTCCAAACTCCCCTCTGCAGGAAGCTCCAGTTCGGTTTTAGGTTTGCAAAGGCCTTTGATGGGGCTCCTTAGCAACAGCTCAGTCTTTTCTGAAGGCTGTGCAGCCTCGAAGAGAGGAAAGATCTTTGCATGGAAAGAATCCTGGCTGGCTGTGGGTGAGTGACCTGCAGAGGGCGGTCACCAGTGATGCTCTGTGGGGACCGTGCTGTTCAGCACCATCTGAAGTGacctggagaaaaggcagaCAGCAAAGTGACAAAGCTGTTCCAGAGGCTATCATGCATTACGTTTCCACACTCATTTTCTAATCCCATTTTAAAGTTATCAGCTCCAATCTCCCCTGTTCAtcatcctgcttttcctttgggtATGAGGATGGTCCTGCTGTAGGGTGgtttaatattcatttaaacTGCACCACTTATGCACACCTTTATGTTGTGTGACAGTTCTGCTTAGGCAGTTAAGGTAATTGGGAACATCCAGTTATTCTGCTTTTTAGTACTAGCAGTCAGTGGAATTTGTACCTCTGGCATAATGGTGGAAGTATTTTGAGCAGAGATCTGTTAGATGGGAAGAGTCAATGGTTGGTGAAATGAAAAGTACCAGGCTTAActaaaaagttattaaaaagaCACTTGCCTGGAAGGTTGACTTGCAAATAAAGTGCTTGGATGTGTGAAAGGAGTAATTAAAATGTATGATAGTTTCTGGGAAAAGCGTGTAGAACTTGCCTCAAAGAAACTTCCACAATTCCTGTGCAAGGTACAGGAAACCCCGTGGAGCTTAATTTAACCCAGAGATCAGCACTTCTGCACTTCACATTATTCACATAAAGGTTTGGAAGTCTCTCCTACACCCTGACCCTCTCACAGTGTCAGTCAGAGTGGGTGATAGCCTAAAACAGACACGGCCAGTCATGACATGTAGCTGATATGGGGCAGATAGACCTGTTCTGCAGCATTAGGGAGGGTTTGAAGGGTCTGCTTTCagcagaagtaatttttctttggcCAGAGGGGCCAGAATATCTGTTAGCTCATTTGGATCTGAGGAGGCCATGGAAGACACAATTCCTTTGGCACTATGCTCACAGAGCCATCACTGCCAGGGCATTACAGGAAGCCCTTGGATGTGAGCTGGaggacacagggctggagccctgAGCTAGGCAGAGGATCTTGATTTGACCACTGGATAGTATTTGTCAACAATGAAACATAGAAATACcctttgctttttgctgtttttcctgttgcttCCTTATATCACTTCTGCTGAATTCATTTCCATCACAGAAAAGAGTTCTCAAAACTAAGAAGGTAGAATAGCTCCAGCCCTGAAGATTCCAGGCCCTCACTGACCTGGAATCACCAGACAATCCTTGGCAATTGGTACTGTTCTCTTACTTTGTTAACAAAGATGTTGATGGTAAATTTGCTAACCTTTGCTACCAAAGGTGTTGAAGGTAAGTATGTCCATGATTGAGGAGTGTAGATACAGCACTTtgatgaaaggaaaagctgctgctggtacAATCTGTGCTCCCCTGCAtaccatcctcctcctcttccactgCTTGTCTTCTCCTGGCAAGGAGAAGTCTGAAGCAGGAGTCTCCCATGTAAACAGGGAGCACCAAGCAATCCATGATTTGTCAGTTAACCCCAGCAAAGGGCACTGGTATCTCTGGAGGAGGCAGCTTTTATTTCAAGTGAGGCTTCATCTGCCTCTGATCTTGTGGAGTTTCTGTTGGAACAAGGAGCTCCCACTgcacttttcctccttccagACTGAAactgagcaggggctgagctctcaTCAAGAGAACAGCAGacaaagagctttttttttttttttccctaggataACAATCTGGAAATAGAAGGAGAACGATGTCTTTTTTTGGATTATTTCAGCTGTCGGATGCTTTGAGCAGTAAAATTGCTGTGGACTTGTGCA
This Camarhynchus parvulus chromosome 8, STF_HiC, whole genome shotgun sequence DNA region includes the following protein-coding sequences:
- the ZNF648 gene encoding zinc finger protein 648, with the translated sequence MNYSCSPPGNSAGPAEKQELSCGDKETCDTYCQKQGESPAGEFPPSSTSFHLQREDEDLDHCSSEHSRKPRMITKLREDNGSAALGDVLGEELEPVPEEALPYRCKKCGSSFRGVSELQEHRRAHLLENSYRCPICAKGFSRAANLRMHKLIHSSERPHKCPECDKGFIRTADVWRHLRNVHKIERSMVILANGMARNPWSVVHHGQQHNAECPDQACPANPKSQEDDFKPYACPTCGKGFDKPNLLSKHKVIHREDKPYKCQECGMAFVQLLRLKRHQQTHSGARPFYCEECGGTFTRLASLQRHHRIHTGEKPYSCNFCGHSFTESGTLRRHERTHKLDKP